In Gadus chalcogrammus isolate NIFS_2021 chromosome 1, NIFS_Gcha_1.0, whole genome shotgun sequence, one DNA window encodes the following:
- the LOC130384867 gene encoding MYND-type zinc finger-containing chromatin reader ZMYND8-like isoform X1 translates to MHPQSLAEEEIKTESDVLEGMEVSVPTKVPDPPGSAERVLVPQKRKVSSPTHSSNGHSPTDTSPSPVKKKKKPGAMSSHNKDQSELRHGPFYYAKQPALTTDPVDVVPQDGRNDFYCWLCHREGQVLCCELCPRVYHAKCLKLPAEPEGDWFCPECEKITVAECIETQSKAMTMLTIDQLSYLLKFALQKMKQPGTEPFHKPVALEQHPDYAEYIFHAMDLFTLEKVLNVKKKMYGCTEAFLADVKWILHNCIIYNGGNHKLTATAKVIVKICEHEMNEIEVCPECYLSSCQKRDNWFCEPCSPPHPLVWAKLKGFPFWPAKALREKDGQVDARFFGQHDRAWVPLNNCYLMSKEIPFSVKKTKSIFNSAMQEMEVYVENIRRKFGVFNYAPFRTPFTPNNQLQMLLDPSNPGAGTVKLEKPEKLRLNFDITISPKMLLGKSSAPSGMSRRISMTDMPRSPMSTNSSVHTGSDAEPDGNDKPPRNLPFHYSTGEESMDFSASPASSKIGPAGSATGSPKPFNPGLVPKQERTTGPGSILNLNLDRVKAEMDLKELSESVQQQQQQQQGAAVLPTPKRPIRSLDKTIESCKAQLGIDEISEDVYKGVEHSDSEDSDKSDSSDSEYPSDEEHKPKSSAHEDKEKAERRRPRSLGQGEGPEGGSDTGDKVTSDPLVTEKPGSNGQDRDPQDKPRGPGGQPPLDTTKAPEEGRSAALASSAEQDSDSERELVIDLGDENGGRDRKRPKKEPATSMAKMVKDPSAVKMEGKCPLSAVAASPAQEALNQKDSSQPPTMAAHSLVSAAASAQTTTAPVWSPPAPTPSSTSASTTSSTSTSVAAAPSAAKKQRPLLPKEAGQAVPRAVVWNPTSKFPTSFKKVHVQKVQSQQHQQPPQQPGEPAAVAAPAPVAAPLQAHSPSQSQQQNSSSSSRYQTRQSAKVKDPPHSTSTSSATPTTAGGASSTSSSAASSSSFLIGDLQIPTGSADVAADIAKYTSKMMDTIKGTMTEIYNDLSKSTSGNTIAEIRRLRIEIEKLQWLHQQELSEMKHNLELTMAEMRQSLEQERERLVAEVKKQTESEKQQAVDETKKKQWCANCRKEAIFYCCWNTSYCDYPCQQAHWPEHMKSCTQSGRPNSTAPQPEPETEPSSDPTAKPPTHPPATQTLPSAAGSIPDKNSSPRYLEKSKDTAAGVTVT, encoded by the exons ATGCATCCACAGAG CTTGGCTGAAGAGGAAATCAAGACTGAGTCCGATGTACTAGAAGGGATGGAGGTGTCCGTGCCAACCAAAG TCCCTGACCCCCCAGGGTCAGCGGAACGGGTGCTGGTACCTCAGAAAAGGAAGGTGTCGAGTCCCACCCATTCCTCCAATGGCCACTCCCCGACCGACACCTCCCCAAGCCCcgtgaaaaagaagaagaaacctGGAGCCATGAGCTCTCACAACAAAGACCAG TCAGAGCTAAGGCACGGCCCCTTTTACTATGCCAAGCAGCCGGCACTCACCACAGACCCTGTTGACGTTGTACCGCAGGACGGCAGGAACGACTTCTATTGCTGGCTGTGCCACCGCGAGGGTCAGGTGCTCTGCTGTGAGCTCTGCCCCCGGGTGTACCACGCCAAGTGCCTCAAACTGCCCGCCGAGCCTGAGGGCGATTGGTTCTGTCCAGAGTGTGAG AAAATAACCGTGGCAGAATGCATAGAGACCCAGAGCAAGGCCATGACCATGCTCACGATAGACCAGCTATCCTACCTGCTTAAGTTTGCCCTCCAGAAGATGAAACAGCCAGGG ACGGAGCCCTTCCATAAGCCTGTGGCTTTGGAACAGCACCCAGATTATGCAGAATACATCTTTCACGCAATGGACCTTTTCACCCTAGAGAAGGTACTT AATGTCAAAAAGAAGATGTATGGCTGTACTGAAGCCTTTCTGGCTGATGTGAAATGGATCTTACACAATTGTATAATTTATAATGGAG GTAATCACAAACTAACCGCAACAGCAAAGGTCATTGTTAAGATTTGTGAACATGAG ATGAATGAGATAGAGGTCTGTCCAGAGTGCTACCTGTCGTCCTGCCAAAAAAGGGATAACTGGTTCTGTGAGCCATGT AGCCCGCCCCACCCTCTGGTGTGGGCTAAGCTGAAGGGCTTCCCGTTCTGGCCGGCTAAAGCACTGCGGGAGAAGGACGGCCAGGTAGACGCACGCTTCTTCGGTCAACACGACAG GGCTTGGGTGCCGCTCAACAACTGCTACCTCATGTCCAAAGAAATCCCGTTCTCGGTGAAGAAGACCAAGAGCATCTTCAACAGCGCCATGCAGGAGATGGAGGTCTACGTGGAGAACATCCGCAGGAAATTCGGCGTCTTCAACTACGCGCCGTTCCGCACGCCCTTCACCCCCAACAACCAGCTGCAGATGCTGCTGGACCCGTCCAACCCCGGGGCGGGCACCGTGAAACTTGAGAAACCGGAAAAGCTGCGCCTCAACTTTGACATCACCATTTCCCCCAAGATGCTCCTGGGCAAGAGCTCGGCGCCCAGCGGCATGAGCCGGCGCATCTCCATGACGGACATGCCGCGCTCCCCCATGAGCACCAACTCCTCCGTCCACACGGGGTCGGACGCGGAGCCGGACGGCAACGACAAGCCACCCCGGAACCTGCCGTTCCACTACAGCACGGGAGAGGAGTCCATGGATTTCAGCG CATCCCCCGCCTCTTCGAAGATAGGCCCAGCAGGCAGCGCGACGGGCAGCCCGAAGCCCTTCAACCCTGGGCTGGTGCCAAAGCAGGAGAGGACTACAGGCCCAGGGAGCATCCTTAATCTGAATCTGG ACCGGGTGAAGGCTGAGATGGATCTGAAGGAGCTGAGTGAGTCTgtgcagcagcaacagcaacagcagcagggtGCGGCGGTCCTACCCACACCGAAGAGACCAATCAGAAGCCTGGACAAGACCATAGAAAGCTGCAAGGCCCAACTGG GCATAGACGAGATATCGGAAGATGTCTACAAAGGTGTGGAACACAGTGACTCTGAGGATTCAGACAAATCCGACTCCAGCGACAGCGAGTACCCAAGCGATGAGGAGCACAAGCCCAAGAGCTCGGCCCACGAGGACAAGGAGAAAGCTGAGAGAAGGAGGCCAAGGTCCTTAGGCCAGGGGGAGGGCCCGGAGGGAGGGTCGGACACGGGGGATAAGGTCACCTCCGATCCCTTGGTCACAGAGAAGCCGGGCAGCAACGGCCAGGATAGGGACCCCCAGGACAAGCCCAGGGGGCCCGGGGGTCAGCCCCCTCTGGATACAACCAAGGCCCCAGAGGAAGGGAGGTCGGCTGCCCTTGCGTCCTCGGCAGAGCAAGACTCTGATTCTGAAAGAGAGCTGGTGATCGACCTGGGTGATGAGAATGGTGGCCGCGATCGCAAGAGGCCCAAGAAAGAGCCTGCAACTTCTATGGCCAAAATGGTCAAAGATCCTTCTGCTGTCAAGATGGAAG GTAAATGTCCATTGTCTGCTGTAGCAGCCTCACCAGCACAGGAAGCTTTGAACCAAAAAGACTCCTCCCAGCCCCCCACAATGGCTGCCCACAGCCTAGTGTCTGCAGCGGCTTCCGCTCAGACCACCACAGCCCCTGTCTggagcccccccgcccccactccttcctccacttcggcgtccaccaccagcagcacctccacATCCGTCGCCGCCGCCCCTTCAGCTGCAAAGaaacagcgccctctgctgcCCAAGGAGGCGGGTCAGGCTGTGCCCCGCGCGGTCGTGTGGAATCCCACGAGCAAGTTCCCCACCTCCTTCAAGAAGGTGCACGTGCAGAAAGTTCAGagccagcagcatcagcagccgCCGCAGCAGCCTGGGGAGCCGGCAGCGGTGGCGGCGCCGGCCCCGGTGGCGGCGCCGCTGCAGGCCCACAGCCCGTCACAGTCACAGCAGCAGAACTCCTCGTCCAGCAGCCGCTACCAGACCAGGCAGTCCGCTAAAG TGAAAGACCCCCCTCATAGCACTTCAACCTCGTCTGCTACGCCCACCACTGCTGGCGgggccagctccacctcctcctccgccgcctcctcctcctccttcctgatTGGAGACCTGCAGATCCCCACAGGCTCAGCTGACGTGGCCGCAGACATAGCCAAGTACACAAGCAAA ATGATGGACACAATAAAAGGGACAATGACGGAGATCTACAACGACCTTTCCAAAAGCACATCAGGAAACACAATCGCTGAG ATACGACGGTTACGGATAGAGATAGAGAAGCTGCAGTGGTTACATCAGCAAGAGCTGTCTGAGATGAAGCACAATCTGG AGCTGACTATGGCGGAGATGCGCCAGAGtctggagcaggagagggagcggCTGGTGGCCGAGGTGAAGAAACAGACGGAGTCGGAGAAGCAGCAGGCGGTGGACGAGACCAAGAAGAAACAATGGTGCGCCAACTGCAGGAAGGAGGCCATCTTCTACTGCTGCTGGAACACCAGCTACTGCGACTACCCCTGCCAGCAGGCCCACTGGCCGGAGCACATGAAGTCCTGCACTCAGTCAGGTCGGCCCAACT CCACAGCTCCACAGCCGGAACCCGAGACAGAGCCCAGCTCCGACCCTACGGCCAAGCCTCCGACTCACCCCCCCGCCACGCAGACACTTCCCTCCGCCGCTGGGTCGATACCAGACAAAAACTCCTCCCCCCGATATTTGGAAAAAAGCAAGGACACTGCGGCTGGAGTTACTGTAACCTAA
- the LOC130384867 gene encoding MYND-type zinc finger-containing chromatin reader ZMYND8-like isoform X3, whose translation MHPQSLAEEEIKTESDVLEGMEVSVPTKVPDPPGSAERVLVPQKRKVSSPTHSSNGHSPTDTSPSPVKKKKKPGAMSSHNKDQSELRHGPFYYAKQPALTTDPVDVVPQDGRNDFYCWLCHREGQVLCCELCPRVYHAKCLKLPAEPEGDWFCPECEKITVAECIETQSKAMTMLTIDQLSYLLKFALQKMKQPGTEPFHKPVALEQHPDYAEYIFHAMDLFTLEKVLNVKKKMYGCTEAFLADVKWILHNCIIYNGGNHKLTATAKVIVKICEHEMNEIEVCPECYLSSCQKRDNWFCEPCSPPHPLVWAKLKGFPFWPAKALREKDGQVDARFFGQHDRAWVPLNNCYLMSKEIPFSVKKTKSIFNSAMQEMEVYVENIRRKFGVFNYAPFRTPFTPNNQLQMLLDPSNPGAGTVKLEKPEKLRLNFDITISPKMLLGKSSAPSGMSRRISMTDMPRSPMSTNSSVHTGSDAEPDGNDKPPRNLPFHYSTGEESMDFSASPASSKIGPAGSATGSPKPFNPGLVPKQERTTGPGSILNLNLDRVKAEMDLKELSESVQQQQQQQQGAAVLPTPKRPIRSLDKTIESCKAQLGIDEISEDVYKGVEHSDSEDSDKSDSSDSEYPSDEEHKPKSSAHEDKEKAERRRPRSLGQGEGPEGGSDTGDKVTSDPLVTEKPGSNGQDRDPQDKPRGPGGQPPLDTTKAPEEGRSAALASSAEQDSDSERELVIDLGDENGGRDRKRPKKEPATSMAKMVKDPSAVKMEGKCPLSAVAASPAQEALNQKDSSQPPTMAAHSLVSAAASAQTTTAPVWSPPAPTPSSTSASTTSSTSTSVAAAPSAAKKQRPLLPKEAGQAVPRAVVWNPTSKFPTSFKKVHVQKVQSQQHQQPPQQPGEPAAVAAPAPVAAPLQAHSPSQSQQQNSSSSSRYQTRQSAKVKDPPHSTSTSSATPTTAGGASSTSSSAASSSSFLIGDLQIPTGSADVAADIAKYTSKMMDTIKGTMTEIYNDLSKSTSGNTIAEIRRLRIEIEKLQWLHQQELSEMKHNLELTMAEMRQSLEQERERLVAEVKKQTESEKQQAVDETKKKQWCANCRKEAIFYCCWNTSYCDYPCQQAHWPEHMKSCTQSATAPQPEPETEPSSDPTAKPPTHPPATQTLPSAAGSIPDKNSSPRYLEKSKDTAAGVTVT comes from the exons ATGCATCCACAGAG CTTGGCTGAAGAGGAAATCAAGACTGAGTCCGATGTACTAGAAGGGATGGAGGTGTCCGTGCCAACCAAAG TCCCTGACCCCCCAGGGTCAGCGGAACGGGTGCTGGTACCTCAGAAAAGGAAGGTGTCGAGTCCCACCCATTCCTCCAATGGCCACTCCCCGACCGACACCTCCCCAAGCCCcgtgaaaaagaagaagaaacctGGAGCCATGAGCTCTCACAACAAAGACCAG TCAGAGCTAAGGCACGGCCCCTTTTACTATGCCAAGCAGCCGGCACTCACCACAGACCCTGTTGACGTTGTACCGCAGGACGGCAGGAACGACTTCTATTGCTGGCTGTGCCACCGCGAGGGTCAGGTGCTCTGCTGTGAGCTCTGCCCCCGGGTGTACCACGCCAAGTGCCTCAAACTGCCCGCCGAGCCTGAGGGCGATTGGTTCTGTCCAGAGTGTGAG AAAATAACCGTGGCAGAATGCATAGAGACCCAGAGCAAGGCCATGACCATGCTCACGATAGACCAGCTATCCTACCTGCTTAAGTTTGCCCTCCAGAAGATGAAACAGCCAGGG ACGGAGCCCTTCCATAAGCCTGTGGCTTTGGAACAGCACCCAGATTATGCAGAATACATCTTTCACGCAATGGACCTTTTCACCCTAGAGAAGGTACTT AATGTCAAAAAGAAGATGTATGGCTGTACTGAAGCCTTTCTGGCTGATGTGAAATGGATCTTACACAATTGTATAATTTATAATGGAG GTAATCACAAACTAACCGCAACAGCAAAGGTCATTGTTAAGATTTGTGAACATGAG ATGAATGAGATAGAGGTCTGTCCAGAGTGCTACCTGTCGTCCTGCCAAAAAAGGGATAACTGGTTCTGTGAGCCATGT AGCCCGCCCCACCCTCTGGTGTGGGCTAAGCTGAAGGGCTTCCCGTTCTGGCCGGCTAAAGCACTGCGGGAGAAGGACGGCCAGGTAGACGCACGCTTCTTCGGTCAACACGACAG GGCTTGGGTGCCGCTCAACAACTGCTACCTCATGTCCAAAGAAATCCCGTTCTCGGTGAAGAAGACCAAGAGCATCTTCAACAGCGCCATGCAGGAGATGGAGGTCTACGTGGAGAACATCCGCAGGAAATTCGGCGTCTTCAACTACGCGCCGTTCCGCACGCCCTTCACCCCCAACAACCAGCTGCAGATGCTGCTGGACCCGTCCAACCCCGGGGCGGGCACCGTGAAACTTGAGAAACCGGAAAAGCTGCGCCTCAACTTTGACATCACCATTTCCCCCAAGATGCTCCTGGGCAAGAGCTCGGCGCCCAGCGGCATGAGCCGGCGCATCTCCATGACGGACATGCCGCGCTCCCCCATGAGCACCAACTCCTCCGTCCACACGGGGTCGGACGCGGAGCCGGACGGCAACGACAAGCCACCCCGGAACCTGCCGTTCCACTACAGCACGGGAGAGGAGTCCATGGATTTCAGCG CATCCCCCGCCTCTTCGAAGATAGGCCCAGCAGGCAGCGCGACGGGCAGCCCGAAGCCCTTCAACCCTGGGCTGGTGCCAAAGCAGGAGAGGACTACAGGCCCAGGGAGCATCCTTAATCTGAATCTGG ACCGGGTGAAGGCTGAGATGGATCTGAAGGAGCTGAGTGAGTCTgtgcagcagcaacagcaacagcagcagggtGCGGCGGTCCTACCCACACCGAAGAGACCAATCAGAAGCCTGGACAAGACCATAGAAAGCTGCAAGGCCCAACTGG GCATAGACGAGATATCGGAAGATGTCTACAAAGGTGTGGAACACAGTGACTCTGAGGATTCAGACAAATCCGACTCCAGCGACAGCGAGTACCCAAGCGATGAGGAGCACAAGCCCAAGAGCTCGGCCCACGAGGACAAGGAGAAAGCTGAGAGAAGGAGGCCAAGGTCCTTAGGCCAGGGGGAGGGCCCGGAGGGAGGGTCGGACACGGGGGATAAGGTCACCTCCGATCCCTTGGTCACAGAGAAGCCGGGCAGCAACGGCCAGGATAGGGACCCCCAGGACAAGCCCAGGGGGCCCGGGGGTCAGCCCCCTCTGGATACAACCAAGGCCCCAGAGGAAGGGAGGTCGGCTGCCCTTGCGTCCTCGGCAGAGCAAGACTCTGATTCTGAAAGAGAGCTGGTGATCGACCTGGGTGATGAGAATGGTGGCCGCGATCGCAAGAGGCCCAAGAAAGAGCCTGCAACTTCTATGGCCAAAATGGTCAAAGATCCTTCTGCTGTCAAGATGGAAG GTAAATGTCCATTGTCTGCTGTAGCAGCCTCACCAGCACAGGAAGCTTTGAACCAAAAAGACTCCTCCCAGCCCCCCACAATGGCTGCCCACAGCCTAGTGTCTGCAGCGGCTTCCGCTCAGACCACCACAGCCCCTGTCTggagcccccccgcccccactccttcctccacttcggcgtccaccaccagcagcacctccacATCCGTCGCCGCCGCCCCTTCAGCTGCAAAGaaacagcgccctctgctgcCCAAGGAGGCGGGTCAGGCTGTGCCCCGCGCGGTCGTGTGGAATCCCACGAGCAAGTTCCCCACCTCCTTCAAGAAGGTGCACGTGCAGAAAGTTCAGagccagcagcatcagcagccgCCGCAGCAGCCTGGGGAGCCGGCAGCGGTGGCGGCGCCGGCCCCGGTGGCGGCGCCGCTGCAGGCCCACAGCCCGTCACAGTCACAGCAGCAGAACTCCTCGTCCAGCAGCCGCTACCAGACCAGGCAGTCCGCTAAAG TGAAAGACCCCCCTCATAGCACTTCAACCTCGTCTGCTACGCCCACCACTGCTGGCGgggccagctccacctcctcctccgccgcctcctcctcctccttcctgatTGGAGACCTGCAGATCCCCACAGGCTCAGCTGACGTGGCCGCAGACATAGCCAAGTACACAAGCAAA ATGATGGACACAATAAAAGGGACAATGACGGAGATCTACAACGACCTTTCCAAAAGCACATCAGGAAACACAATCGCTGAG ATACGACGGTTACGGATAGAGATAGAGAAGCTGCAGTGGTTACATCAGCAAGAGCTGTCTGAGATGAAGCACAATCTGG AGCTGACTATGGCGGAGATGCGCCAGAGtctggagcaggagagggagcggCTGGTGGCCGAGGTGAAGAAACAGACGGAGTCGGAGAAGCAGCAGGCGGTGGACGAGACCAAGAAGAAACAATGGTGCGCCAACTGCAGGAAGGAGGCCATCTTCTACTGCTGCTGGAACACCAGCTACTGCGACTACCCCTGCCAGCAGGCCCACTGGCCGGAGCACATGAAGTCCTGCACTCAGTCAG CCACAGCTCCACAGCCGGAACCCGAGACAGAGCCCAGCTCCGACCCTACGGCCAAGCCTCCGACTCACCCCCCCGCCACGCAGACACTTCCCTCCGCCGCTGGGTCGATACCAGACAAAAACTCCTCCCCCCGATATTTGGAAAAAAGCAAGGACACTGCGGCTGGAGTTACTGTAACCTAA
- the LOC130384867 gene encoding MYND-type zinc finger-containing chromatin reader ZMYND8-like isoform X4 codes for MHPQSLAEEEIKTESDVLEGMEVSVPTKVPDPPGSAERVLVPQKRKVSSPTHSSNGHSPTDTSPSPVKKKKKPGAMSSHNKDQSELRHGPFYYAKQPALTTDPVDVVPQDGRNDFYCWLCHREGQVLCCELCPRVYHAKCLKLPAEPEGDWFCPECEKITVAECIETQSKAMTMLTIDQLSYLLKFALQKMKQPGTEPFHKPVALEQHPDYAEYIFHAMDLFTLEKNVKKKMYGCTEAFLADVKWILHNCIIYNGGNHKLTATAKVIVKICEHEMNEIEVCPECYLSSCQKRDNWFCEPCSPPHPLVWAKLKGFPFWPAKALREKDGQVDARFFGQHDRAWVPLNNCYLMSKEIPFSVKKTKSIFNSAMQEMEVYVENIRRKFGVFNYAPFRTPFTPNNQLQMLLDPSNPGAGTVKLEKPEKLRLNFDITISPKMLLGKSSAPSGMSRRISMTDMPRSPMSTNSSVHTGSDAEPDGNDKPPRNLPFHYSTGEESMDFSASPASSKIGPAGSATGSPKPFNPGLVPKQERTTGPGSILNLNLDRVKAEMDLKELSESVQQQQQQQQGAAVLPTPKRPIRSLDKTIESCKAQLGIDEISEDVYKGVEHSDSEDSDKSDSSDSEYPSDEEHKPKSSAHEDKEKAERRRPRSLGQGEGPEGGSDTGDKVTSDPLVTEKPGSNGQDRDPQDKPRGPGGQPPLDTTKAPEEGRSAALASSAEQDSDSERELVIDLGDENGGRDRKRPKKEPATSMAKMVKDPSAVKMEGKCPLSAVAASPAQEALNQKDSSQPPTMAAHSLVSAAASAQTTTAPVWSPPAPTPSSTSASTTSSTSTSVAAAPSAAKKQRPLLPKEAGQAVPRAVVWNPTSKFPTSFKKVHVQKVQSQQHQQPPQQPGEPAAVAAPAPVAAPLQAHSPSQSQQQNSSSSSRYQTRQSAKVKDPPHSTSTSSATPTTAGGASSTSSSAASSSSFLIGDLQIPTGSADVAADIAKYTSKMMDTIKGTMTEIYNDLSKSTSGNTIAEIRRLRIEIEKLQWLHQQELSEMKHNLELTMAEMRQSLEQERERLVAEVKKQTESEKQQAVDETKKKQWCANCRKEAIFYCCWNTSYCDYPCQQAHWPEHMKSCTQSATAPQPEPETEPSSDPTAKPPTHPPATQTLPSAAGSIPDKNSSPRYLEKSKDTAAGVTVT; via the exons ATGCATCCACAGAG CTTGGCTGAAGAGGAAATCAAGACTGAGTCCGATGTACTAGAAGGGATGGAGGTGTCCGTGCCAACCAAAG TCCCTGACCCCCCAGGGTCAGCGGAACGGGTGCTGGTACCTCAGAAAAGGAAGGTGTCGAGTCCCACCCATTCCTCCAATGGCCACTCCCCGACCGACACCTCCCCAAGCCCcgtgaaaaagaagaagaaacctGGAGCCATGAGCTCTCACAACAAAGACCAG TCAGAGCTAAGGCACGGCCCCTTTTACTATGCCAAGCAGCCGGCACTCACCACAGACCCTGTTGACGTTGTACCGCAGGACGGCAGGAACGACTTCTATTGCTGGCTGTGCCACCGCGAGGGTCAGGTGCTCTGCTGTGAGCTCTGCCCCCGGGTGTACCACGCCAAGTGCCTCAAACTGCCCGCCGAGCCTGAGGGCGATTGGTTCTGTCCAGAGTGTGAG AAAATAACCGTGGCAGAATGCATAGAGACCCAGAGCAAGGCCATGACCATGCTCACGATAGACCAGCTATCCTACCTGCTTAAGTTTGCCCTCCAGAAGATGAAACAGCCAGGG ACGGAGCCCTTCCATAAGCCTGTGGCTTTGGAACAGCACCCAGATTATGCAGAATACATCTTTCACGCAATGGACCTTTTCACCCTAGAGAAG AATGTCAAAAAGAAGATGTATGGCTGTACTGAAGCCTTTCTGGCTGATGTGAAATGGATCTTACACAATTGTATAATTTATAATGGAG GTAATCACAAACTAACCGCAACAGCAAAGGTCATTGTTAAGATTTGTGAACATGAG ATGAATGAGATAGAGGTCTGTCCAGAGTGCTACCTGTCGTCCTGCCAAAAAAGGGATAACTGGTTCTGTGAGCCATGT AGCCCGCCCCACCCTCTGGTGTGGGCTAAGCTGAAGGGCTTCCCGTTCTGGCCGGCTAAAGCACTGCGGGAGAAGGACGGCCAGGTAGACGCACGCTTCTTCGGTCAACACGACAG GGCTTGGGTGCCGCTCAACAACTGCTACCTCATGTCCAAAGAAATCCCGTTCTCGGTGAAGAAGACCAAGAGCATCTTCAACAGCGCCATGCAGGAGATGGAGGTCTACGTGGAGAACATCCGCAGGAAATTCGGCGTCTTCAACTACGCGCCGTTCCGCACGCCCTTCACCCCCAACAACCAGCTGCAGATGCTGCTGGACCCGTCCAACCCCGGGGCGGGCACCGTGAAACTTGAGAAACCGGAAAAGCTGCGCCTCAACTTTGACATCACCATTTCCCCCAAGATGCTCCTGGGCAAGAGCTCGGCGCCCAGCGGCATGAGCCGGCGCATCTCCATGACGGACATGCCGCGCTCCCCCATGAGCACCAACTCCTCCGTCCACACGGGGTCGGACGCGGAGCCGGACGGCAACGACAAGCCACCCCGGAACCTGCCGTTCCACTACAGCACGGGAGAGGAGTCCATGGATTTCAGCG CATCCCCCGCCTCTTCGAAGATAGGCCCAGCAGGCAGCGCGACGGGCAGCCCGAAGCCCTTCAACCCTGGGCTGGTGCCAAAGCAGGAGAGGACTACAGGCCCAGGGAGCATCCTTAATCTGAATCTGG ACCGGGTGAAGGCTGAGATGGATCTGAAGGAGCTGAGTGAGTCTgtgcagcagcaacagcaacagcagcagggtGCGGCGGTCCTACCCACACCGAAGAGACCAATCAGAAGCCTGGACAAGACCATAGAAAGCTGCAAGGCCCAACTGG GCATAGACGAGATATCGGAAGATGTCTACAAAGGTGTGGAACACAGTGACTCTGAGGATTCAGACAAATCCGACTCCAGCGACAGCGAGTACCCAAGCGATGAGGAGCACAAGCCCAAGAGCTCGGCCCACGAGGACAAGGAGAAAGCTGAGAGAAGGAGGCCAAGGTCCTTAGGCCAGGGGGAGGGCCCGGAGGGAGGGTCGGACACGGGGGATAAGGTCACCTCCGATCCCTTGGTCACAGAGAAGCCGGGCAGCAACGGCCAGGATAGGGACCCCCAGGACAAGCCCAGGGGGCCCGGGGGTCAGCCCCCTCTGGATACAACCAAGGCCCCAGAGGAAGGGAGGTCGGCTGCCCTTGCGTCCTCGGCAGAGCAAGACTCTGATTCTGAAAGAGAGCTGGTGATCGACCTGGGTGATGAGAATGGTGGCCGCGATCGCAAGAGGCCCAAGAAAGAGCCTGCAACTTCTATGGCCAAAATGGTCAAAGATCCTTCTGCTGTCAAGATGGAAG GTAAATGTCCATTGTCTGCTGTAGCAGCCTCACCAGCACAGGAAGCTTTGAACCAAAAAGACTCCTCCCAGCCCCCCACAATGGCTGCCCACAGCCTAGTGTCTGCAGCGGCTTCCGCTCAGACCACCACAGCCCCTGTCTggagcccccccgcccccactccttcctccacttcggcgtccaccaccagcagcacctccacATCCGTCGCCGCCGCCCCTTCAGCTGCAAAGaaacagcgccctctgctgcCCAAGGAGGCGGGTCAGGCTGTGCCCCGCGCGGTCGTGTGGAATCCCACGAGCAAGTTCCCCACCTCCTTCAAGAAGGTGCACGTGCAGAAAGTTCAGagccagcagcatcagcagccgCCGCAGCAGCCTGGGGAGCCGGCAGCGGTGGCGGCGCCGGCCCCGGTGGCGGCGCCGCTGCAGGCCCACAGCCCGTCACAGTCACAGCAGCAGAACTCCTCGTCCAGCAGCCGCTACCAGACCAGGCAGTCCGCTAAAG TGAAAGACCCCCCTCATAGCACTTCAACCTCGTCTGCTACGCCCACCACTGCTGGCGgggccagctccacctcctcctccgccgcctcctcctcctccttcctgatTGGAGACCTGCAGATCCCCACAGGCTCAGCTGACGTGGCCGCAGACATAGCCAAGTACACAAGCAAA ATGATGGACACAATAAAAGGGACAATGACGGAGATCTACAACGACCTTTCCAAAAGCACATCAGGAAACACAATCGCTGAG ATACGACGGTTACGGATAGAGATAGAGAAGCTGCAGTGGTTACATCAGCAAGAGCTGTCTGAGATGAAGCACAATCTGG AGCTGACTATGGCGGAGATGCGCCAGAGtctggagcaggagagggagcggCTGGTGGCCGAGGTGAAGAAACAGACGGAGTCGGAGAAGCAGCAGGCGGTGGACGAGACCAAGAAGAAACAATGGTGCGCCAACTGCAGGAAGGAGGCCATCTTCTACTGCTGCTGGAACACCAGCTACTGCGACTACCCCTGCCAGCAGGCCCACTGGCCGGAGCACATGAAGTCCTGCACTCAGTCAG CCACAGCTCCACAGCCGGAACCCGAGACAGAGCCCAGCTCCGACCCTACGGCCAAGCCTCCGACTCACCCCCCCGCCACGCAGACACTTCCCTCCGCCGCTGGGTCGATACCAGACAAAAACTCCTCCCCCCGATATTTGGAAAAAAGCAAGGACACTGCGGCTGGAGTTACTGTAACCTAA